The following DNA comes from Babylonia areolata isolate BAREFJ2019XMU chromosome 31, ASM4173473v1, whole genome shotgun sequence.
cacacacacacactcacacacacaacatacacacacacacacacacacacacacacacactaacactaacacttaattttcttcgtagctcttcgtttttccactactcactatagttatcccaccacctcttctcatgtaccccacgcctcatctcctatgcgcacatttttttttttctctttttttgggggagtacccgtctaatatcactaaacagtgaaaagacgttaaactaaactaaacacactaacacacttacacacacatacacacacacaacacacacactaacacaaacacactaacacacacacacacactaacacacacacacacacacacacacacacaacacagacacacacagacacacacacacacacacacacacacacacacacactaacacacacacacacacacacacacacacacacacacaacacacacacacacacacacacactaacacacacacacacacatacacacacacacacacacacactcacacacacaacacacacacacacacacacacacacacacacacacacacacacacactaacactaacacttaattttcttcgtagctcttcgtttttccactactcactatagttatcccaccacctcttctcatgtaccccacgcctcatctcctatgcgcacatttttttttttctctttttttgggggagtacccgtctaatatcactaaacagtgaaaagacgttaaactaaacacactaaacacactaacacacacacacacacacacacacacacacacacacactaacacacacacacacactaacacacacacacactaacacactaacacacactctctctcattctgctcGATTGATTTCTTTGTCCACAGAAGAAAGCATTGTGCTGTGGGCGAGCTGTCcacgtggtgggggggggggggggggggggggggggaaggggtgcggaggggtgcgggggtgggaggggggagtggacgTGGAAGGGAGGGATTACGCCCAAGGCAAAGGAAAACAGCAAAGGATTATGATAAGTCCTTCCCTCTATCTTCAGTGATTTTGCCTCGCCAGGGCATGACGACTTTGCTGGCTCTCCTCAGCGGTCCTCGTTTCTTCTTCTACCCGTGGTCAACTAGCTCCACCACCCCGACCttccccgcaccctcctccccccacccctccgcacccttccccccaccccctccccctcccctacccccccacctcctattcCCGGCTCCATTGTTTACTCCCTGTTCCCCCTTTCATTgtcatccattcttcttcttacaGGTTCTCAATTTGATTCTCCTTTTCTTCACCCTGTAATGTTTTCccctcccccacagcccccccacccgcccctacccaacccctcccctccccacctcccattcCCAGCTCCATTGTTTACTCTCTACGCCCACCTTCATCCTCATCCACCCTTCTTCTTACTAGGTTATTAACAGGTTCTCCATTTGATTCTCCATTTCTTCACCCTGTActgcttttccctcccccccccctccaaccccccctagcccccctcccccacccccttcccacctgcCATTCCCAGCTCCATTGTTTACTCTCTACGCCCACCTTCATCCTCATCCACTCTTCTTCTTATTAGGTTATTAACAGGTTCTCCATTTGATTCTCCATTTCTTCACCCTGTActgcttttccctcccccccccctccaaccccccctacccccccccccccttcccacctgccATTCCCAGCTCCATTGTTTACTCTCTACGCCCGCCTTCATCCTCATCCACTCTTCTTCTTACTGGGTTATTAACAGGTTCTCAATTTGATTCTCCATTTCTTCTCCCTGTAAtgcttttccctctctcccccccctccaacccccccctacccctcccccccccttcccacctgccATTCCCAGCTCCATTGTTTACTCtctacccccaccatcatcctcatccacTCTTCTTCTTACTATAATGCttttccgtctccccccccccccaccccaccaaacaaacCCCACCCTCCCATATACCGCCAACCCTCTCAACCACAATTACCCTTTTACTATTCTTCATCCAAGGGTTTTAGCGGTGCTCAGCGTGTGgtccagttggttttttttggtgtgtttttttttccttcttgtttttcaAACAATCGCTTTGCTTGCACTTGCACTCACCACTTCTCTTTGCATGAACAGAAGTGATCAGTGACttgattgaagtgtgtgtgtgtgtgtgtgtgtgtgtgtgtgtgtgtgtgtgtgtgtgtttgtgtgtgcgtgtgcatgcaagtctgtgtgtctgtgtgtgagtgtgggattggtggtagtagtggtggtggtggttgttgggtcGGGGAGCGGGGGTGTTGTATAtcgtttaaagtgtgtgtgtgtgtgtgtgtgtgtgtgtgtgtgtgtgtgtgtgtgtgtgtgtgtgtgtgtgtgtgtgtgtgtgtgtgtgtgtgcgtgtgtgtgtgtgtgtgtgtgtgtgtgtgtgtgtgtgtgtgcgtgcgtgcgcgcgcgcgcccgcgcgtgtgtgtgtacgtgtgtgtgtgtgtttgcgcgcgtgcgtgtgtgtgcgcgtgtgtgtgtgtatctgtgtgtgtgtgtgtgtgtgtgtgtgtgcgcgtgcattcaaatctgtgtgtctgtgtgtgagtgtgggactggtggtagtggtggtggtggttgttgggtcGGGGAGCGGGGGTGTTGTATATCGtttaaagtgtgcgtgtgtgtgtgtgtgtgtgtgtgtgtgtgtgtgtgtgtgtgtgtgtgtgtgtgtgtgtgtgtgtgtgtgtgtgtgtgtgtgtgtgtgtgtgtgtgtgtgtgtgtgtgtgtgtgtgtgtgtgtgtgtgtgtgtgtgtgtgtgtgtgtgcgtctgtgtctgtgtggggttggTGACGGTgctggtggttgggtggggggttgtaatatattgcattactttttttttttttaggtcatgaAAGACTTCTCTGTGgggaattcgggctgcttttcttTGGGCGAGTTCATCGCCACTGTGAAacgccacctttctttctttcctttctttctttctttctttcctttctttctttctttctttctttccttctttcctttctttctttctttctttctttctttcctttctttcctttctttctttctttctttctttctttctttcctttctttctttctttctttctttcctttctttcctttctttctttctttctttcctttctttctttctttctttctttcctttctttctttctttcctttctttcctttctttcctttctttctttcctttctttctttctttctttctttctatgtaggtgtatttgttttccttccgGGATGGATTTTTCTGCCAGAGACTGCTCTTTTGTTGctgtcggttcttttacgtgtttaAAGTATATTCtgcactcggtgtgtgtgtgtgtgtgtgtgtgtgtgtgtgtgtgtgtgtgtgtgtgtgtgtgtgtgtgtgtgtgtgctcgcgggtgcgtgagcgcatgtgtgtgtgtgtgtgtgtgtgtgcacgagtgtccGTGCACAAACCAAACACAAGAACACAGAAGCAAAGTATCCATGACCGATCAGTAAATAGATAACGTAAAACAGAGTGCATTTCGTATTCCACTGAACACGACATCAAGATCAACCATATTTTAAGCCATTAAAACCCCCTTCAGTGCCagagggaaaacagcagaaagtggtgtttcaggtcataaaacattatccaaaacaataagccaaaaactgagaaaatggtctggagatataccactctagacaaactgtgtgaattttcagccttccagagctatttcttttttctgatgacgtcataagtgacgtcactatgcacgtacgtaatacgttgaTGGCAGTCAAGGGGTATCGTTAAACCActgcttgaaacacacacatgaaccgcTTATAACTGAAACAAATCAATAGAACAAAtacgagcgagaaagagaaacctTACACATCATGTTAAATGAAACGTGTACACTTTTCCCACAAATTAGTTATGGATCTGGTCTTTGATAGGTGTGACATGGGTGACCCATTTTTCAGTGAGGGACACCATTTGCCTGGCGCTTAGTCAATCGGCGACGGGACAATATTCCAGAGCACCGTtgattttaatgattttttttttttttttacttgtgcccggactttcttgggtcgaccaccgttttattttgttcatgtcAATTCAGAATATTTGAAAAAATATCTtaaaatgaagggaaaaaaaagaagaaaaaaagagagaagaaaataccgTGAACATTAACAATCACACAATCAACTCAAAaacgtgacaataatcaaaaccAAAACCCTGCCTTCCATAATTTCCATGATTTTTTAATGAATAAGCAATGACTCCATAAAACACAGCTGTATAAACGGCAAGGCAAGAtaagtcacacacataaaaatcctATCACAggaatgagtgaacgtgggagttacacacacacacacacacacacacacacgcacacacacacacacacacacagggagagagagagagagagggagagagagcatgatCGCATGCGATTCTCAATCTTTACGAATTCTTGACTATTGGATTACTTAATAAGATATGATAAAATATGTTTCTTTGCAAAACTAGCTTCAGCCACTTTCTTGATTTATGATACACAATCAGACTACCCCTCACTAAATATTCACACCATTTTTTTATGTTGAAAGTTGGAACACAAACAATAAATTGTAGAGATAATATCTCAAAGATCCATAAATTACTCTGGGATTGGGTATGCAATAACCAGCATCTCACGAAGAGGAAACACCATAAAAAAAATACGTATCTTAAAAGATATCTTCCTACAGTTTATTTCAGGAAATAAGTTCCACACTCATCACcatttaaagtttcagtttcactttctcaaggaggcgtcactgcgttcggacaaatccatacacgctacaccacatctgttgagcagatgcctgaccagcagcataacccaacgcgcttagtcaggccttgagtgcatgcttacacatttgtgtacctatgaaagtggatttcattttacgtaatttcgccagaggacaacactctcgttgccatgggttctttttcagtgcgccaagtgcgtgctgcacacgggacctcggtttatcgtctcatccgaaagactagacgctcagtttgattttccagtcaaacttaggagaaagggcgagagcgggattcgaacccacaccctcacggactctctgtattggcagctgagcgtcttaaccattctgccgccttcctccattTAAAAAGATATAAAACAATCATACTCCAGTTATGTTTCAAGTACCAAATACAATGACTGAAATACGAAAACAAATATTCACGTGCGACAACTTCGGGGAAAATATCATATTCAAGGCCATGACCTAAAGCTAATTAGTTATACACATGTGCGGTTCCATAATTCTGAGAATATTCTTTCCAACCGAGGTGTGTCTGCGCTGTGCACTATGCATTGCACAGGTGTTATgtgcaatattaaaaaaaagaccaCGACAatactgctggtgctggtgctgctgctgctgttgctactgctgctgctactgctgctacaactacaatgtcattttaactcactcagtacggtcagtcctctcttctcctctacacagacccctcggatgtccagtgggtgtctgaatgacccaaactttagcttccgtcgtcagaattgtggtattctttgtcaacattcacctcttcagtataagagccttccacttgcgatattttgatgatggtaattggggtgaaacgctgttaacgtcgtctctttcgccgttcgtatggagagagttaaggttgaTTTTCTGTGGAACATTTCCCGGAGCCTGTGAAGTAGGCATTGTTTGCATTGTACGAATTAGGAGATGTCGGCTAAAGCAttttacacacagtacacaaGGGGCTTTTTCCCTGAATGGATTATTGTATGACTTTCTGAAGCAGACTTCAAACTTAGTGCTTTCAAGTTCTGTCATGTATGGATTGAACTAAAATGTCTCTCTAAATTACTTTTCTGACTGACTATTTGACCACAGTTCGTGCAGAATTTTCTTCGTACGAGTTAAAAACATGTTTGTGTAAATGGCCATTCCGTCTGAAAGCTTTGTACATATCTATGGACTTTGTCCCGTGTGGTTATATATAAACACATGTCTGTTTCAGTAACGTTTTCGTTTGAATGTCTTTCCACAGGTCAGACAGAAGACCTTATTATCAGAATGATCCAGCAAATGATCCTCTAAATTATGTTGCTTAAATTCTTTTCTACACTTTGTGCATTCATGTGATTTTAGTCCGGTATGGGTTGTGACATATCGATCTAAATTGTTCTTCTGTGTGAATGCTTTTCCACACTCTGTGCATACATATGGTTTTTCTCCTGTACGAGTTATGACATGTTGATTAAACTGGCTCTATTCACTGAATGCTTTTCCACTATCTGTACAAACGTGTGATCTCGGACCTGTGTGGGCGAGTATGTGTCTGGCCAAGGAGCTTTCCGTTTTGTAAGTCTTGCCacaggtgaaaaaagaaaagggtttaTTGTCAGAATGAAGCAACATATGCTGCTTTAAATGGTGCCGCTTTTTGAATACTTTGCCACAGTTTTGACAGATATAGAGCGTCACTTTTAGGTTAGGTTCGACAAGTTCGTGACTGTACCCAGCAGAACTATGGTTCTGGGTGGCTGTGTGTTGACTGAGTTCAGATGTGTGGGAAGTGTCTTGATTGTCAACCAGGACATCAAGATGGTCTGTGTTTATGCCAACACTGCCTTGATTGTTAACCACGGCATCaagatggtctgtgtttgtgccaacaCTGTCTTGATTGACAACTATGGCATCGAGATGGCCTGTGTTTATGCCAACACTGTCTTGATTGACAACTATGGCATCGAGATGGTCTGTGTTTATGCCAGCACTATCTTGATTGTCAACCATGACATCAGGATGGTCTGTGTTTATGCCAACACTGTCTTGATTGACAACTATGGCATCGAGATGGTCTGTGTTTATGCCAGCACTATCTTGATTGTCAACCAGGACATCAAGATGGTCTGTGTTTATGCCAACACTGTCTTGATTGTCAACCATGGCATCAAGATGGCCTGTGTTTGTGCCAGCACTGTCTTGATTGACAACTATGGCATCGAGACGTTCTATATTGGAGCCAACACTATCTTGAATGTCAACCATGACATCAAGATGGCCTGTATTTGTGCTAACACTGTCTTTATTGACAACTATGGCATTGAGACGGTCTATATTGGAGCCAACACTATCTTGAATGTCAACCATGACATCAAGATGGCCTGTATTTGTGCCAACACTGTCTTGATTGACAACTATGGCATCGAGACGGTCTATATTGGAGCCAACACTATCTTGAATGTCAACCATGACATCAAGATGGCCTGTATTTGTGCCAACACTGTCTTGATTGTCAACCGTAATATCAAGACAGTCTTTGTTTGAGTCAACATTGTTTCCAGAAGCAGGATTCTGGGTGGTGTCTTGATCGTCAATTATCAAGTCGTCTTTATTTGACTGAACTCTATTTTTGATTACATCATGATTCTGCGAAACGCCCTGGTCGTCAACTATGATATGGAAACGGTCTATAGTTGTACCAACACCgttttcctgtctttgttctgtaTGGGTTATGGCATGTAAATTTAATTGCCTCTTCTCACTGAATGCTTTTCCACACTTTGCACAAACGTGTGAGCTGAGTATGAGACCTGTGTGGGCGAGTATGTGTCTGGCCAAGGAGCTTTCCGTCTTGTATGTCTTGTCACAGGTGAAACAAGAAAAGGGTTTATTGTCAGAATGAAGCAACATATGCTGCTTTAAATGGTGCCGCTTTTTGAATACTTTGCCACAGTTTTGACAGATATAGAGCGTCACTTTTAGGTTAGGTTCGACAAGTTCGTGACTGTACCCAGCAGAACTATGGTTCTGGGTGGCTGTGTGTTGACTGAGTTCAGATGTGTGGGAAGTGTCTTGATTGTCAACCAGGACATCAAGATGGTCTGTGTTTATGCCAACACTGCCTTGATTGTCAACCAGGACATCAAGATGGTCTGTGTTTATGCCAACACTGCCTTGATTGTCAACCAGGACATCAAGATGGTCTGTGTTTATGCCAACACTGTCTTGATTGTCAACCAGGACATCAAGATGGTCTGTGTTTATGCCAACACTGTCTTGATTGACAACCAGGACATCAAGATGGTCTGTGTTTATGCCAACACTATCTTGATTGTCAACCAGGACATCAAGATGGTCTGTGTTTATGCCAACACTGCCTTGATTGTTAACCACGGCATCaagatggtctgtgtttgtgccaacaCTGTCTTGATTGACAACTATGGCATCGAGATGGCCTGTGTTTATGCCAACACTGTCTTGATTGACAACTATGGCATCAGGATGGTCTGTGTTTATGCCAACACTGTCTTGATTGACAACCATGGCATCAGGATGGTCTGTATGGGTTATGGCATGTAAATTTAATTGCCTCTTCTCACTGAATGCTTTTCCACACTTTGCACAAACGTGAGAGCTGAGTATGAGACCTGTGTGGGCGAGTATGTGTCTGGCCAAGGAGCTTTCCGTCTTGTATGTCTTGTCACAGGTGAAACAAGGAAAGGCTTTATTGTCAGAATGAAGCAACATATGCTGCTTTAAATGGTGCCGCTTTTTGAATACTTTGCCACAGTTTTGACAGATATAGAGCGTCACTTTTAGGTTAGGTTCGACAAGTTCGTGACTGTACCCAGCAGAACTATGGTTCTGGGTGGCTGTGTGTTGACTGAGTTCAGATGTGTGGGAAGTGTCTTGATTGTCAACCAGGACATCAAGATGGTCTGTGTTTATGCCAACACTGTCTTGATTGACAACTATGGCATCGAGATGGTCTGTGTTTATGCCAACACTGTCTTGGTTGACAACTATGGCATCGAGATGGTCTATATTGGAGCCAACACTGTCTTGATTGACAACTATGGCATCGAGATGGTCTGTGTTTATGCCAGCACTATCTTGATTGTCAACCAGGACATCAAGATGGTCTGTGTTTATGCCAACACTGTCTTGATTGTCAACCATGGCATCAAGATGGCCTGTGTTTGTGCCAGCACTGTCTTGATTGACAACTATGGCATCGAGACGTTCTATATTGGAGCCAACACTATCTTGAATGTCAACCATGACATCAAGATGGCTTGTATTTGTGCCAGCACTGTCTTTATTGACAACTATGGCATTGAGACGGTCTATATTGGAGCCAACACTATCTTGAATGTCAACCATGACATCAAGATGGCCTGTATTTGTGCCAACACTGTCTTGATTGACAACTATGGCATCGAGACGGTCTATATTGGAGCCAACACTATCTTGAATGTCAACCATGACATCAAGATGGCCTGTATTTGTGCCAACACTGTCTTGATTGTCAACCGTAATATCAAGACAGTCTTTGTTTGAGTCAACATTGTTTCCAGAAGCAGGATTCTGGGTGGTGTCTTGATCGTCAATTATCAAGTCGTCTTTATTTGACTGAACTCTATTTTTGATTACATCATGATTCTGCGAATCGCCCTGGTCGTCAACTATGATATGAGAACGGTCTATAGTTGTACCAACACCgttttcctgtctttgttctgtaTGGGTTATGGCATGTAAATTTAATTGCCTCTTCTCACTGAATGCTTTTCCACACTTTGCACAAACGTGTGAGCTGAGTATGAGACCTGTGTGGGCGAGTATGTGTCTGGCCAAGGAGCTTTCCGTCTTGTATGTCTTGTCACAGGTGAAACAAGGAAAGGCTTTATTGTCAGAATGAAGCAACATATGCTGCTTTAAATGGTGCCGCTTTTTGAATACTTTGCCACAGTTTTGACAGATATAGAGCGTCACTTTTAGGTTAGGTTCGACAAGTTCGTGACTGTACCCAGCAGAACTATGGTTCTGGGTGGCTGTGTGTTGACTGAGTTCAGATGTGTGGGAAGTGTCTTGATTGTCAACCAGGACATCAAGATGGTCTGTGTTTATGCCAACACTGTCTTGATTGTCAACCAGGACATCAAGATGGTCTGTGTTTATGCCAACACTGCCTTGATTGTCAACCAGGACATCAAGATGGTCTGTGTTTATGCCAACACTGTCTTGATTGACAACCAGGACATCAAGATGGTCTGTGTTTATGCCAACACTATCTTGATTGTCAACCAGGACATCAAGATGGTCTGTGTTTATGCCAACACTGCCTTGATTGTCAACCAGGACATCAAGATGGTCTGTGTTTATGCCAACACTGTCTTGATTGACAACCAGGACATCAAGATGGTCTGTGTTTATGTCAACACTATCTTGATTGTCAACCAGGACATCAAGATGGTCTGTGTTTATGCCAACACTGCCTTGATTGTTAACCACGGCATCaagatggtctgtgtttgtgccaacaCTGTCTTGATTGACAACTATGGCATCGAGATGGCCTGTGTTTATGCCAACACTGTCTTGATTGACAACTATGGCATCAGGATGGTCTGTGTTTATGCCAACACTGTCTTGATTGACAACCATGGCATCAGGATGGTCTGTGTTTATGCCAACACTGCCTTGATTGTCAACCAGGACATCAAGATGGTCTGTGTTTATGCCAACACTGTCTTGATTGACAACCAGGACATCAAGATGGTCTGTGTTTATGCCAACACTATCTTGATTGTCAACCAGGACATCAAGATGGTCTGTGTTTATGCCAACACTGCCTTGATTGTCAACCAGGACATCAAGATGGTCTGTGTTTATGCCAACACTGTCTTGATTGTCAACCAGGACATCAAGATGGTCTGTGTTTATGCCAACACTGTCTTGATTGACAACCAGGACATCAAGATGGTCTGTGTTTATGTCAACACTATCTTGATTGTCAACCAGGACATCAAGATGGTCTGTGTTTATGCCAACACTGCCTTGATTGTTAACCACGGCATCaagatggtctgtgtttgtgccaacaCTGTCTTGATTGACAACTATGGCATCGAGATGGCCTGTGTTTATGCCAACACTGTCTTGATTGACAACTATGGCATCAGGATGGTCTGTGTTTATGCCAACACTGTCTTGATTGACAACCATGGCATCAGGATGGTCTGTGTTTATGCCAACACTGTCTTGATTGTCAACTATGGCATCGAGACGTTCTATATTGGAGCCAACACTATCTTGAATGTCAACCATGACATCAAGATGGCCTGTATTTGTGCCAACACTGTCTTGATTGACAACTATGGCATCGAGACGGTCTATATTGGAGCCAACACTATCTTGAATGTCAACCATGACATCAAGATGGCCTGTATTTGTGCCAACACTGTCTTGATTGTCAACCGTAATATCAAGACAGTCTTTGTTTGAGTCAACATTGTTTCCAGAAGCAGGATTCTGGGTGGTGTCTTGATCGTCAATTATCAAGTCGTCTTTATTTGACTGAACTCTATTTTTGATTACATCATGATTCTGCGAAACGCCCTGGTCGTCAACTATGATATGGAGACGGTCTATAGTTGTACCAACACCgttttcctgtctttgttctgtaTGGGTTATGGCATGTAAATTTAATTGCCTCTTCTCACTGAATGCTTTTCCACACTTTGCACAAACGTGTGAGCTGAGTATGAGACCTGTGTGGGCGAGTATGTGTCTGGCCAAGGAGCTTTCCGTCTTGTATGTCTTGTCacaggtgaaaaaagaaaaggctttATTGTCAGAATGAAGCAACATATGCTGCTTTAAATGGTGCCGCTTTTTGAATACTTTGCCACAGTTTTGACAGATATAGAGCGTCACTTTTAGGTTAGGTTCGACAAGTTCGTGACTGTACCCAGCAGAACTATGGTTCTGGGTGGCTGTGTGTTGACTGAGTTCAGATGTGTGGGAAGTGTCTTGATTGTCAACCAGGACATCAAGATGGTCTGTGTTTATGCCAACACTGCCTTGATTGTTAACCACGGCATCaagatggtctgtgtttgtgccaacaCTGTCTTGATTGACAACTATGGCATCGAGATGGCCTGTGTTTATGCCAACACTGTCTTGATTGTCAACTATGGCATCGAGATGGTCTGTGTTTATGCCAACACTGTCTTGATTGACAACTATGGCATCGAGATGGTCTGTGTTTATGCCAACACTGTCTTGATTGACAACCATGACATCAAGATGGTCTGTGTTTATGCCAACACTGTCTTGATTGACAACTATGGCATCGAGATGGTCTGTGTTTATGCCAACACTGTCTTGATTGTCAACCATGACAACAAGATGGTCTGTGTTTATGCCAACACTGTCTTGATTGTCAACAATGGCATCGAGATGGTCTGTGTTTATGCCAACACTGTCTTGATTGTCAACTATGGCATCAAGATGGTCTGTGTTTATGCCAACACTATCTTGGTTGTCAACCATGGCATCAAGAAGGTCTGTGTTTATGCCAACACTGCCTTGATTGACAACCATGACATCAATATGGTCTGTGTTTATGCCAACACTGTCTTGATTGACAACTATGGCATCGAGATGGTCTGTGTTTATGCCAACACTGTCTTGATTGACAACCATGACATCAAGATGGTCTGTGTTTATGCCAACACTGTCTTGATTGACAACTATGGCATCGAGATGGTCTATATTGGAGCCAACACTGTCTTGATTGTCAACTATGGCATCGAGATGGTCTGTGTTTATGCCAACACTGTCTTGATTGTCAACCATGACAACAAGATGGTCTGTGTTTATGCCAACACTGTCTTGATTGTCAACTATGGCATC
Coding sequences within:
- the LOC143276056 gene encoding uncharacterized protein LOC143276056, which codes for MLLHSDNKAFPCFTCDKTYKTESSLARHILAHTGLILSSHCRKEFKQHNLEDHLLDHSDNKVFCLTCGKTFKRKRY